The following are from one region of the Candidatus Delongbacteria bacterium genome:
- a CDS encoding type II toxin-antitoxin system RelE/ParE family toxin → MALVPRLRLVLARLQAARELRDLDLPGLRLHRLKGNRADVWAVRISGNWRLTFRFVDGEPAGVDLEDYH, encoded by the coding sequence GTGGCGCTGGTTCCCCGCCTGCGCTTGGTTCTGGCCCGATTGCAGGCGGCGCGAGAGCTCCGGGACCTGGACCTGCCCGGCCTGCGCCTTCATCGCTTGAAGGGGAACCGTGCGGATGTCTGGGCTGTGCGGATCAGTGGCAACTGGCGCTTGACCTTTCGGTTTGTGGACGGCGAACCTGCCGGCGTGGATTTGGAGGATTACCATTGA
- a CDS encoding HigA family addiction module antitoxin, whose amino-acid sequence MQCPPHPGEVLWALCLEPLGLSVTESAAALGVSRKTLSAILNGRAGISPEMAVRLSLAFDTTAESWVLQQAQYDLWRAEQHRKEFVVRRLAAA is encoded by the coding sequence ATGCAGTGCCCGCCCCATCCGGGTGAGGTGTTGTGGGCCCTGTGCCTGGAGCCCTTGGGCCTGAGTGTAACCGAATCCGCAGCGGCCCTAGGAGTCAGCCGCAAGACCCTTTCCGCCATCCTCAACGGCCGGGCGGGAATCAGTCCCGAAATGGCCGTCCGACTCTCCCTGGCTTTCGATACCACGGCGGAGAGCTGGGTCCTCCAGCAGGCCCAGTATGACTTGTGGCGGGCTGAGCAGCACCGCAAGGAGTTCGTGGTGCGTCGGTTGGCGGCGGCCTGA
- the nifJ gene encoding pyruvate:ferredoxin (flavodoxin) oxidoreductase, with protein MSKRMVTIDGNEAAAYVAHRTNEICAIYPITPSSNMGEWADQWSSEQRPNIWGTVPRVVELQSEGGASGACHGALQTGALTTTFTASQGLLLMIPNMYKIAGELTSTVFHVSARSIAAQALSIFGDHSDVMAVRQTGWAMLAAGSVQEVMDMALCSQAVTLKSRIPVLHFFDGFRTSHEVAKIELIDDEVMRSMLDDEWILAHRARGLNPDNPVLRGTAQNPDVYFQGRETVNPFYNEFPGHLAEIFARFARLTGRSYLPYEFYGDAQAEDVLVIMGSGQGAVKEAVDRLNREGRKTGLLYVRMYRPFGAELFLKALPASVKRLVVLDRTKEPGCAGEPLYQDVLTAVQEGISEGYAAFSGLPRVISGRYGLSSKEFTPAMVKAVFDNLTLPKPKNHFTVGIIDDVCHTSLEWDKDWSAEDEGVFRAMFYGLGADGTVGANKNTIKIIGEETDNFAQGYFVYDSKKSGSMTISHLRFGRTPIRGSYLVDRANFIGCHQFFFLEKYDVLKTAMPGSTFLLNTSFSPEEVWEHLPRHIQNHLVEKNIRFFVTDAYKVAAATGMGQRINTVMQTCFFAISGVLPREEAIMRIKETVKKTYGPKGDAVVQKNYEAIDGSLAGLHEVKVPAEVSSLITMSPPVTPDAPAFVQETIAKIVAGMGDEVKVSEMPVDGTWPLSSARYEKRNIALEIPEWDPSCCIQCGKCALACPHAAIRIKVYDPALLQGAPATYKHTPVKGKDWPEGTAYTIQVAPEDCTGCELCVVYCPAKNKSDTSRKALNMISQPPVRKQEAANWEFFFQLPEVDRSQVKVDSIKGSQLLQPLFEFSGACSGCGETPYVKLVSQLFGDRMLVANATGCSSIYGGNLPTTPWSRDSAGRGPAWSNSLFEDNAEFGFGFRLTVDKQAEFARELLVRLRDVLGAELVTSLLEAVQDDEAGIAAQRGRVEALRAKLAGRMDWESLHLGSLAGNLVKRSVWIMGGDGWAYDIGYGGLDHVLASGANVNVLVLDTEVYSNTGGQSSKSTPTGAVAKFAAGGKASGKKDLGLMAMSYGNVYVAQVAMGSKDQHTLRALLDAESYPGPSLVIAYSHCIAHGIAMERGMEQQDLAVKSGHWLLYRYDPRRAEAGENPLLLDSKDPSIPLEEYTYSETRYRMLAKAQPARAKTLLEQGKSEVAERWELYKRLAGQA; from the coding sequence ATGTCCAAGCGCATGGTCACCATCGACGGCAACGAAGCCGCCGCCTACGTGGCACACCGGACCAACGAGATCTGCGCCATCTATCCCATCACGCCCTCCTCCAACATGGGCGAGTGGGCCGACCAGTGGTCCAGCGAGCAGCGACCGAACATCTGGGGCACCGTGCCGCGGGTGGTGGAGCTCCAGAGCGAGGGCGGCGCTTCCGGCGCCTGCCACGGCGCGCTGCAGACCGGCGCCCTGACCACCACGTTCACGGCCTCCCAGGGCCTGCTGCTGATGATCCCCAACATGTACAAGATCGCCGGGGAGCTGACCAGCACGGTCTTCCACGTCAGCGCGCGCAGCATCGCGGCCCAGGCCCTCTCGATCTTCGGCGACCACAGCGACGTGATGGCCGTGCGCCAGACCGGTTGGGCCATGCTGGCCGCCGGCAGCGTGCAGGAAGTGATGGACATGGCGCTGTGCTCCCAGGCCGTCACCCTGAAGAGCCGCATCCCCGTGCTGCACTTCTTCGACGGCTTCCGCACCAGCCACGAGGTGGCCAAGATCGAGCTCATCGACGACGAGGTGATGCGCTCCATGCTGGACGACGAGTGGATCCTGGCCCACCGTGCCCGCGGCCTGAACCCGGACAACCCCGTCCTGCGCGGCACGGCCCAGAACCCCGACGTCTACTTCCAGGGCCGCGAGACGGTCAACCCCTTCTACAACGAGTTCCCGGGCCACCTGGCCGAGATCTTCGCCCGCTTCGCCCGGCTCACGGGCCGCAGCTACCTGCCCTACGAGTTCTACGGCGACGCCCAGGCCGAAGACGTGCTGGTGATCATGGGCTCGGGCCAGGGCGCCGTCAAGGAGGCCGTGGACCGGCTCAACCGCGAGGGCCGCAAGACCGGCCTGCTCTACGTGCGCATGTACCGGCCCTTCGGCGCCGAGCTGTTCCTCAAGGCCCTGCCGGCCTCGGTCAAGCGCCTGGTCGTGCTGGACCGCACCAAGGAGCCGGGTTGCGCGGGCGAGCCGCTCTACCAGGACGTGCTGACCGCCGTGCAGGAGGGGATCTCCGAGGGCTACGCGGCCTTCAGCGGGCTGCCCCGGGTGATCAGCGGCCGCTACGGCCTGTCCTCGAAGGAGTTCACGCCGGCCATGGTCAAGGCGGTCTTCGACAACCTGACCCTGCCCAAGCCCAAGAACCACTTCACCGTGGGCATCATCGACGACGTGTGTCACACCAGCCTGGAATGGGACAAGGACTGGAGCGCCGAGGACGAGGGCGTCTTCCGCGCCATGTTCTACGGCCTGGGCGCGGACGGCACCGTGGGCGCCAACAAGAACACCATCAAGATCATCGGCGAGGAGACGGACAACTTCGCCCAGGGCTACTTCGTCTACGACTCCAAGAAGTCGGGCTCGATGACCATCAGCCACCTGCGCTTCGGGCGGACGCCCATCCGCGGCAGCTACCTGGTGGACCGGGCCAACTTCATCGGCTGCCACCAGTTCTTCTTCCTTGAGAAGTACGACGTGCTGAAGACGGCGATGCCGGGCTCCACCTTCCTGCTCAACACGAGCTTCAGCCCTGAAGAGGTCTGGGAGCACCTGCCGCGCCACATCCAGAACCACTTGGTGGAGAAGAACATCCGCTTCTTCGTCACCGACGCCTACAAGGTGGCCGCGGCCACGGGCATGGGCCAGCGCATCAACACCGTGATGCAGACCTGTTTCTTCGCCATCAGCGGCGTGCTGCCGCGCGAAGAGGCCATCATGCGCATCAAGGAGACGGTGAAGAAGACCTACGGCCCCAAGGGCGACGCCGTGGTCCAGAAGAACTACGAGGCCATCGACGGCTCGCTGGCCGGCCTCCACGAGGTGAAGGTGCCGGCGGAGGTCAGCAGCCTGATCACCATGAGCCCGCCCGTGACGCCGGACGCCCCGGCCTTCGTGCAGGAGACCATCGCCAAGATCGTCGCCGGGATGGGCGACGAGGTCAAGGTGAGCGAGATGCCCGTGGACGGCACCTGGCCGCTCTCCAGCGCCCGCTACGAAAAGCGCAACATCGCGCTGGAGATCCCGGAGTGGGATCCCAGCTGCTGCATCCAGTGCGGCAAGTGCGCGCTAGCCTGCCCGCACGCCGCCATCCGCATCAAGGTCTACGATCCGGCCCTGCTGCAGGGCGCGCCGGCGACCTACAAGCACACGCCCGTCAAGGGCAAGGACTGGCCCGAGGGCACGGCCTACACCATCCAGGTGGCCCCCGAGGACTGCACGGGCTGCGAACTGTGCGTGGTCTACTGCCCGGCCAAAAACAAGTCCGACACCAGCCGCAAGGCCCTGAACATGATCTCCCAGCCCCCCGTGCGCAAGCAGGAGGCGGCCAACTGGGAGTTCTTCTTCCAGCTGCCCGAGGTGGACCGCAGCCAGGTCAAGGTGGACAGCATCAAGGGCAGCCAGCTGCTGCAGCCGCTCTTCGAGTTCAGCGGCGCCTGCTCGGGCTGCGGCGAGACGCCCTACGTCAAGCTGGTTAGCCAGCTCTTCGGCGACCGCATGCTGGTGGCCAACGCCACGGGCTGCTCGTCGATCTACGGCGGCAACCTGCCCACCACGCCCTGGAGCCGCGACAGCGCCGGGCGCGGTCCGGCCTGGAGCAACAGCCTGTTCGAGGACAACGCCGAATTCGGGTTCGGTTTCCGCCTGACGGTGGACAAGCAGGCCGAGTTCGCCCGCGAGCTGCTGGTGCGGCTGCGCGACGTGCTGGGCGCCGAATTGGTGACCTCCCTGTTGGAGGCCGTGCAGGACGACGAGGCGGGCATCGCGGCCCAGCGCGGTCGCGTGGAGGCCCTGCGGGCCAAGCTCGCCGGCCGCATGGATTGGGAGAGCCTGCATCTGGGAAGCCTGGCGGGCAACTTGGTGAAGCGCAGCGTCTGGATCATGGGCGGCGACGGCTGGGCCTACGACATCGGCTACGGCGGCCTGGACCACGTGCTGGCCTCGGGCGCCAACGTCAACGTGCTGGTGCTGGACACGGAAGTCTACTCCAACACCGGCGGCCAGAGCAGCAAGTCCACGCCCACGGGCGCGGTGGCCAAGTTCGCCGCGGGCGGCAAGGCCTCGGGCAAGAAGGATCTGGGCCTGATGGCCATGAGCTACGGCAACGTCTACGTGGCCCAGGTGGCGATGGGCTCCAAGGACCAGCACACCCTGCGGGCCCTGTTGGACGCCGAATCCTATCCCGGCCCCTCGCTGGTGATCGCCTACAGCCACTGCATCGCCCACGGCATCGCCATGGAGCGCGGGATGGAACAGCAGGATCTGGCCGTGAAGTCCGGTCACTGGCTGCTCTACCGCTACGATCCGCGCCGGGCCGAGGCCGGCGAGAACCCGCTCCTCTTGGACAGCAAGGACCCGAGCATTCCGCTGGAGGAGTACACCTACAGCGAGACGCGCTACCGCATGCTGGCCAAGGCCCAGCCGGCGCGCGCCAAGACGCTGCTGGAGCAGGGCAAGAGCGAGGTGGCCGAGCGCTGGGAACTCTACAAGCGCCTGGCCGGCCAGGCCTGA
- a CDS encoding MgtC/SapB family protein → MLDSLITLPLFWKTVAVSVATGGIMGLERQLRGKPAGIRTSVLICLGTTIFVFLSHQLGGPGTDPTRVLGQVVTGIGFLGGGVMLIREGIVYGVTTAAVIWMLAAVGSMIGLGYFGAAFSMAIVQVAVLVGVEMFESHFPWFRRGVHSVYHKITVQEHEEAEQVRDRLREEALNRNKGQSSGRRNSDV, encoded by the coding sequence ATGCTGGATTCACTGATCACCCTGCCGTTGTTCTGGAAGACCGTCGCCGTGTCCGTGGCCACGGGCGGCATCATGGGCCTGGAGCGCCAACTGCGCGGCAAGCCGGCCGGCATCCGCACCAGCGTGCTGATCTGCCTGGGCACGACCATCTTCGTCTTCCTGTCCCACCAACTGGGCGGTCCGGGCACGGATCCCACCCGCGTGCTGGGCCAGGTGGTGACGGGAATCGGCTTCCTGGGAGGCGGCGTGATGCTGATCCGCGAGGGCATCGTCTATGGTGTCACAACGGCGGCGGTGATCTGGATGCTGGCCGCCGTGGGTTCGATGATCGGCTTGGGCTATTTCGGCGCGGCCTTTTCCATGGCCATCGTCCAGGTGGCCGTGCTGGTGGGCGTGGAGATGTTCGAGTCGCACTTCCCCTGGTTCCGGCGCGGCGTGCACTCCGTGTATCACAAGATCACGGTCCAGGAGCACGAGGAGGCGGAGCAGGTGCGTGATCGGTTGCGGGAAGAGGCCCTGAACCGCAACAAGGGGCAGTCGTCAGGCCGTCGCAACTCGGATGTTTGA
- a CDS encoding FlgD immunoglobulin-like domain containing protein, protein MNTTTVRRLGLALLLAALGVAAAQAVTSPRDLSAQQRQELAALRDKLEAQGADRATCRLEHDKLLQSWGLEPMAGPGRGRGPSGPGALHDQLTQAQRTELHALMERLDQQDADPELRRSEHDKLLQSWGLEPGAGRGPCGPDGPGGPGAMHNQLTKAQRAELRALMESLDQQDADPELRRTEHDKLLQSWGLEPGAGRGWGPCGPEGPGGPGAFHDKLTKAQRKELRALRERLDEQDADPELRRAEHDKLLQSWGLEPGAGRGRGQGCGPRGRSLRGRRPCETAAQAVDPTTAGSGNDRAVATAGLQLLQGNQPNPFNPETSIRFSLPAAGDIRLAVYDLSGSLVRELQSGRLEAGVHSVSWNGESGAGRPAASGTYLYRLEWQGHTETGRMTLLR, encoded by the coding sequence ATGAACACGACCACTGTCCGCCGACTGGGCCTGGCCCTGCTGCTGGCCGCCCTGGGAGTGGCCGCGGCCCAGGCCGTGACCTCGCCCCGCGACCTGAGCGCCCAGCAGCGCCAGGAGCTGGCCGCCCTGCGCGACAAACTGGAGGCCCAGGGCGCGGACCGCGCGACCTGCCGGCTGGAACACGACAAGTTGCTCCAGTCTTGGGGCCTGGAGCCCATGGCCGGACCGGGCCGGGGCCGGGGACCGAGTGGACCCGGCGCGCTTCACGACCAGCTGACCCAGGCCCAGCGCACGGAGCTGCACGCTCTGATGGAGCGTCTGGACCAGCAGGACGCCGACCCCGAGCTGCGGCGCTCGGAGCACGACAAGCTGCTCCAGTCCTGGGGCCTGGAACCCGGCGCGGGCCGGGGACCCTGCGGACCGGATGGTCCCGGCGGACCCGGGGCCATGCACAACCAGCTGACCAAGGCCCAGCGCGCGGAACTGCGCGCCCTGATGGAGAGCCTGGACCAGCAGGACGCCGACCCCGAGCTGCGACGCACGGAACACGACAAGCTGCTGCAGTCATGGGGCCTGGAACCCGGTGCAGGCCGGGGCTGGGGACCCTGCGGGCCGGAAGGTCCCGGCGGACCGGGTGCGTTCCACGACAAACTGACCAAGGCGCAGCGCAAGGAACTCCGCGCCCTGAGGGAGCGCCTGGACGAGCAGGACGCCGACCCCGAACTGCGGCGCGCGGAACACGACAAGCTGCTCCAGTCCTGGGGCCTGGAACCCGGCGCGGGTCGGGGCCGGGGCCAGGGCTGCGGCCCGCGGGGTCGCAGTCTTCGCGGGCGACGCCCGTGTGAGACAGCGGCCCAGGCTGTGGACCCGACCACCGCCGGCAGCGGAAACGACCGCGCCGTCGCCACGGCAGGTCTCCAGCTGCTGCAGGGCAACCAGCCCAATCCCTTCAATCCGGAGACTTCCATCCGCTTCAGCCTGCCCGCGGCCGGGGACATTCGGCTGGCGGTCTACGATTTGAGCGGTTCCCTGGTGCGGGAACTGCAGAGCGGACGCCTGGAGGCGGGCGTCCACAGCGTCAGCTGGAATGGGGAGTCCGGCGCGGGACGTCCCGCCGCCAGCGGCACCTACCTCTACCGGCTGGAGTGGCAGGGCCACACGGAGACCGGGCGCATGACGCTGCTGCGCTGA